A genomic stretch from Bacillus sp. E(2018) includes:
- the cysC gene encoding adenylyl-sulfate kinase, with protein MNREDKNITWQQHNVTKEMRQKLHGHKSFVLWFTGLSGSGKSTIASEVEKILYKRQHSTMLLDGDNVRHGLNRDLAFSKEARTENIRRIGEVTKLFVEGGSIVLVAAISPIAADRNAVRSLYSDEEFVEVYIDCSLIECEKRDPKGLYKKVREGLITNFTGISDPYEAPVSPEIIVKTDLLEVKESAEQIINFLVANRYIS; from the coding sequence TTGAACCGAGAAGATAAAAATATTACATGGCAACAGCATAACGTGACGAAGGAAATGAGACAGAAACTTCATGGTCACAAGAGCTTTGTACTTTGGTTTACAGGGCTATCAGGCTCTGGGAAATCAACAATTGCTTCCGAAGTTGAGAAAATTTTATATAAAAGACAGCACAGTACCATGTTACTTGACGGGGATAATGTTAGACACGGACTAAATCGAGATCTAGCTTTCTCAAAAGAAGCAAGAACGGAAAACATCAGAAGAATCGGAGAAGTTACCAAGTTATTTGTGGAAGGCGGTTCGATTGTTTTAGTTGCAGCTATTTCCCCAATTGCTGCAGATCGAAATGCAGTTAGAAGTTTGTATTCTGATGAAGAATTTGTAGAGGTCTATATAGATTGCAGTCTTATAGAATGTGAAAAAAGAGATCCAAAGGGACTTTATAAAAAAGTAAGAGAAGGATTGATTACTAATTTTACAGGTATCTCTGATCCTTATGAAGCACCAGTTTCTCCAGAAATTATTGTAAAAACAGATCTTCTTGAAGTAAAAGAAAGTGCTGAACAAATTATCAATTTTTTGGTGGCAAATCGATACATTTCATAA
- the sat gene encoding sulfate adenylyltransferase — protein MLLLPHGGSLVNRQFANVDCNQNLIKIELDLISLSDLECLSNGAFSPLDSFMNRADYEAVVKEMRLSNGLPWSVPITLPVTDDKAKQLIKKQEALLIYENTIYGKIEITDIFKPDKLIEVRQVYRTDDQTHPGVRNVINRGNWYVGGKVTLVNKPPRKVGSSYYLDPRETREQFNKNGWEKIVGFQTRNPIHRAHEYLQKTALEQMDGLLLHPLVGETKQDDIPADVRMKSYETLLQHYYPTNRVLLSAFPGSMRYAGPREAIFHAIIRKNYGCSHIIIGRDHAGVGDFYGPYDAQHIFAEFDKDEIGITPIFFENSFYCTKCGTMATIKTCPHVEKDRLTLSGTRVREMLKNNEPIPTEFSRSEVISILRDYYGK, from the coding sequence ATGCTCCTTCTTCCTCATGGTGGAAGTTTAGTCAATCGGCAGTTTGCTAACGTCGATTGCAATCAAAATCTTATAAAAATTGAATTAGATCTTATCAGTTTATCCGATTTAGAATGTCTCTCTAACGGTGCATTTAGTCCGCTTGATTCTTTTATGAACAGAGCAGATTACGAAGCTGTTGTAAAAGAGATGAGACTGTCTAACGGACTTCCTTGGAGTGTACCCATTACATTACCTGTTACTGACGACAAGGCAAAACAATTAATAAAGAAGCAAGAAGCTTTACTGATTTATGAAAATACGATTTATGGAAAAATAGAAATTACGGATATCTTTAAACCTGACAAGCTTATTGAAGTAAGGCAGGTCTATCGTACGGATGATCAAACCCATCCAGGGGTACGGAATGTAATAAATAGAGGAAATTGGTATGTCGGTGGAAAGGTAACGTTGGTGAACAAACCTCCACGAAAAGTAGGTTCTTCTTATTATTTAGACCCTAGAGAAACAAGAGAACAGTTTAATAAGAACGGATGGGAAAAAATCGTTGGTTTTCAAACGAGGAATCCCATTCATCGTGCACATGAATATTTACAAAAAACAGCGCTTGAACAAATGGACGGGCTCTTATTGCATCCATTAGTAGGGGAAACGAAGCAAGATGACATACCTGCAGACGTTAGGATGAAATCTTATGAAACACTTCTCCAACATTATTATCCAACAAATCGCGTTTTGTTGAGTGCCTTTCCTGGATCGATGAGATATGCAGGTCCTCGAGAAGCGATCTTTCACGCGATCATAAGAAAAAATTATGGATGCAGCCACATTATAATAGGAAGAGATCATGCCGGAGTCGGAGATTTTTATGGTCCTTATGATGCGCAGCACATTTTTGCAGAGTTTGATAAGGATGAGATAGGAATAACCCCTATATTCTTCGAGAATAGTTTTTATTGTACGAAATGTGGAACGATGGCCACGATTAAAACATGTCCGCATGTCGAAAAAGACAGACTGACTTTATCAGGAACAAGAGTAAGAGAAATGCTTAAAAATAACGAGCCGATACCAACCGAATTTAGCCGCAGTGAAGTCATTTCAATATTACGGGACTATTATGGTAAATAA
- a CDS encoding NAD-dependent epimerase/dehydratase family protein, with product MKKKIVITGAAGFTGIHACQHFADKGYEVIGISRSYLSDLKVCTVICDLLDKEKVSEIFNTYKPDFCLHLAGVNSVPRSWNDPASTIEVNFLGTLYLLDAIRKAVPSCRTVIVSSALSGTDHPYGVSKKHQEELVTDWAHLFDLQLMVAKPCNLIGPGRSPGFVSFLANRIIQMEKTGDKSAINISHLKNEREFLDVRDAISAYEVLLKKGSKNKTYELGSGKMTTLLEVADIFQTFTKEKLTFLETCSSPDNSPHVMDSKLIQELHWQKKYPLEISIQQILTFYRSIS from the coding sequence ATGAAAAAAAAAATCGTAATTACGGGTGCAGCAGGATTTACAGGAATTCATGCATGTCAGCACTTTGCAGATAAAGGGTATGAAGTGATTGGGATCTCAAGGAGTTATCTATCTGACTTAAAGGTGTGTACAGTTATCTGTGACCTTTTAGACAAAGAAAAAGTTTCTGAGATCTTTAATACCTATAAACCTGACTTCTGTTTGCATCTGGCAGGTGTAAATTCTGTACCCCGCTCATGGAATGATCCTGCATCAACGATTGAAGTGAATTTTCTCGGTACCCTTTATTTGCTGGATGCTATACGTAAAGCTGTTCCATCGTGTCGCACAGTTATTGTGAGCTCAGCTCTCTCAGGAACAGATCATCCTTATGGAGTGAGTAAAAAACATCAAGAAGAGCTTGTAACGGACTGGGCGCATCTATTTGATCTTCAACTTATGGTAGCAAAACCATGTAATTTAATCGGACCAGGCAGATCACCTGGTTTCGTTTCTTTTTTAGCAAACCGTATTATTCAGATGGAGAAGACTGGTGATAAAAGTGCTATCAACATCAGTCATCTTAAAAACGAGCGAGAGTTCTTAGATGTAAGAGATGCGATATCTGCTTATGAAGTTCTGTTGAAGAAAGGCTCTAAAAATAAGACTTACGAATTGGGGTCAGGAAAGATGACAACGCTGTTAGAAGTGGCTGATATCTTTCAAACGTTTACGAAAGAAAAACTTACTTTTTTAGAGACGTGCTCTTCTCCAGATAACAGTCCTCATGTAATGGATTCAAAACTCATACAAGAACTCCATTGGCAAAAAAAATACCCATTAGAAATTTCAATACAGCAAATTCTTACTTTCTACAGATCAATCAGTTAA
- a CDS encoding glycosyltransferase family 4 protein — translation MIKAKILFVFYLPSGGMETLNRQRCKALKNHGIECHLLYLQNGTGMQNISEIPTYITNNDTEIKRILLDEFDAIFVCSDINLLQRIRNLGFTGKLIYEVQGLGSYQNAEKILLQAKPNVETYSNGILFPNTPHLINLIHAYYPSIPKYCFHNCFDKDEFRYVSMEKPSFPIVGWVGRIEENKNWKDYLEFSFRFLKHKPDTQFWMFIDDTLGDQKERMKFNRLVTQMGLTSALKLHANIPHKQMANYFSMIGDSGGFLLSTSKVEGFGYAVIEAMSCRCPVLSSDSDGVKAFITHNQTGKFYTNSRIETAVPEALELVNNAVLRSSIIDQAYNHLDVFNLDTYAQEFINVLK, via the coding sequence ATGATCAAAGCTAAAATTTTGTTTGTTTTCTATTTACCTAGCGGTGGGATGGAAACATTGAACCGTCAGCGCTGCAAAGCACTTAAAAATCATGGCATCGAGTGTCATCTTCTATACTTGCAGAATGGTACAGGCATGCAGAACATATCAGAGATTCCCACTTATATTACGAATAACGATACAGAGATTAAAAGAATACTCCTGGATGAATTTGATGCCATCTTTGTCTGCTCAGACATTAACTTACTTCAGCGTATAAGAAATCTTGGGTTTACAGGTAAACTTATTTATGAGGTGCAAGGGTTAGGTAGTTACCAAAACGCTGAAAAAATTCTGCTTCAAGCAAAGCCTAACGTGGAAACATACTCAAACGGAATCCTTTTTCCAAATACACCTCATCTAATCAACTTGATTCATGCCTATTATCCTTCCATACCTAAATACTGCTTTCATAATTGTTTTGATAAAGATGAATTTCGTTATGTTTCAATGGAAAAACCGAGCTTTCCAATCGTTGGCTGGGTCGGGAGAATTGAAGAGAATAAAAATTGGAAAGACTACCTGGAGTTTTCCTTTCGCTTCTTAAAACATAAGCCTGACACTCAATTTTGGATGTTCATAGACGACACGCTAGGCGATCAAAAGGAACGAATGAAGTTTAATAGACTGGTGACTCAGATGGGGTTAACCTCTGCATTAAAACTGCACGCGAACATCCCACATAAACAGATGGCCAACTACTTTTCTATGATTGGCGATTCTGGAGGATTCTTATTATCGACTTCTAAAGTGGAAGGATTCGGTTACGCAGTCATTGAGGCAATGAGCTGCAGATGCCCTGTACTCTCTTCTGATTCAGATGGTGTAAAAGCATTCATCACTCATAATCAGACTGGTAAATTTTATACGAATTCTAGAATTGAAACGGCTGTTCCGGAAGCATTAGAGCTGGTAAACAATGCTGTTTTACGTTCAAGTATAATAGATCAAGCATACAATCACTTAGATGTATTTAACCTGGATACGTATGCCCAAGAATTTATTAATGTCTTAAAATAA
- a CDS encoding SDR family oxidoreductase yields MILGANGMAGHMIASYFKTKTSHELLLTSRDGTEGHIQLDATNLTQIAEVVQHHKPDLIINCIGLLNEYAAIHQREAILVNSLLPHELAKQLNVFGGKLIHISTDCVFSGHQGNYNEESVPDGLTMYAKTKQLGEIKAQPHLTIRTSIIGPELKNGIGLFHWFIKQKGTIKGFTHVKWNGVTTLELARFIEHTITNPITGLYHLTAPEILSKYELLKIIKDIYQKDDVDIIPHTEPRLDRTLFNTRLDSAFKVATYEKQVQDLKDWLK; encoded by the coding sequence ATGATTCTAGGGGCGAATGGGATGGCTGGTCATATGATCGCCTCCTATTTCAAAACAAAGACATCACATGAGCTCCTTCTGACTTCTAGAGATGGGACGGAGGGCCATATTCAGCTGGATGCAACGAACTTAACGCAGATTGCTGAAGTTGTGCAGCACCATAAACCCGATCTTATTATTAATTGCATCGGTCTTTTAAATGAGTATGCTGCCATTCATCAAAGAGAAGCCATTCTGGTTAACAGCTTACTTCCACACGAGTTAGCGAAACAGCTTAATGTGTTTGGTGGAAAACTTATCCACATTAGTACGGATTGTGTGTTCAGTGGACATCAAGGTAATTACAATGAAGAATCTGTTCCAGATGGACTCACGATGTATGCCAAAACAAAACAGCTTGGAGAAATAAAAGCACAACCACATCTAACGATTCGAACTTCCATTATTGGTCCTGAGCTGAAGAATGGTATCGGTTTATTTCACTGGTTTATTAAACAAAAGGGAACCATCAAAGGTTTTACCCATGTGAAATGGAACGGTGTTACAACGTTAGAGCTTGCTAGATTTATTGAGCATACCATCACTAATCCGATTACTGGCCTTTACCACTTAACCGCTCCCGAAATTCTTTCAAAGTATGAACTTTTAAAGATTATCAAGGATATCTATCAAAAGGATGACGTTGATATTATCCCGCATACCGAGCCACGATTAGATCGAACGCTTTTTAACACCAGGTTAGATTCTGCATTTAAAGTGGCAACTTACGAAAAACAGGTGCAAGATTTAAAAGATTGGTTGAAATGA
- a CDS encoding polysaccharide biosynthesis protein yields MFNKRILITGGTGSWGHELVKQLLPKEPKEIIVLSRNEASQVAMQRQFDYNPKLTFMIGDIRDKDSLMRASEGIDYIYHLAALKHVPICELQPYEALKSNIQGTQNVIETAIHHKVTKVIYISTDKAANPSNLYGMTKAIGEKLIIHANLLSKHTRFVCVRGGNVLGTNGSVIHVFKSQIKNKGQVGITDFEMTRFFLTLEEAISLLFKATYESVGGEIFVMKMPTCKITDLAQVLIDASGEKGVKMIELGKRPGEKLHEILLSEYESATTVLFDNEYFVILPTIDIEGLNQHYASYEKVELESYSSETDLMTKEEIHKMLVEGGFLS; encoded by the coding sequence TTGTTTAATAAAAGAATTTTAATTACGGGGGGCACGGGGTCTTGGGGTCATGAGCTAGTCAAACAGCTTCTGCCAAAAGAACCGAAAGAAATCATCGTCCTCTCACGTAATGAAGCAAGTCAAGTAGCTATGCAAAGACAGTTTGATTATAATCCCAAGCTTACCTTTATGATTGGTGATATCAGAGATAAAGATTCCTTGATGAGAGCGAGTGAAGGCATAGATTATATCTATCATCTTGCAGCATTAAAGCATGTGCCGATCTGTGAGCTTCAACCTTATGAAGCACTAAAAAGTAATATTCAAGGAACACAAAATGTAATCGAAACAGCCATTCATCATAAGGTAACGAAAGTGATCTATATTTCAACTGACAAAGCAGCGAATCCTTCTAATCTTTATGGAATGACGAAAGCGATCGGTGAAAAGTTAATCATTCATGCAAACCTACTGAGCAAACATACAAGATTTGTATGCGTAAGAGGTGGAAATGTCTTAGGTACGAATGGCAGCGTTATTCATGTTTTTAAAAGTCAGATCAAGAATAAAGGACAAGTGGGCATTACTGATTTTGAAATGACACGTTTCTTTTTAACATTAGAGGAAGCGATCTCGTTACTTTTTAAAGCCACTTATGAGAGTGTAGGCGGTGAGATCTTTGTTATGAAGATGCCTACGTGCAAGATTACAGATCTAGCACAAGTTCTTATTGATGCATCAGGAGAAAAAGGCGTAAAGATGATCGAGCTTGGAAAACGTCCAGGAGAGAAGCTTCATGAAATCCTGTTATCTGAATATGAAAGTGCAACAACAGTTCTCTTCGATAACGAATACTTCGTTATTCTTCCGACTATTGATATTGAAGGTTTGAATCAGCATTATGCCTCTTACGAAAAAGTAGAGCTAGAAAGTTATAGTTCTGAGACTGATTTAATGACGAAGGAAGAGATTCATAAGATGCTTGTTGAAGGTGGATTTCTGTCTTGA
- a CDS encoding MBL fold metallo-hydrolase: MEFIELSTNCYYFKSAVNIGYIVNNDKSKGMLIDAGLDSTAAKKVIKQLHNEKLPLTHLFITHAHADHFGGAFYIQQNFDVHTIAPALEEAIMRNPVLEPIYLSHGNFPLKEMRNKFLEAPAIHVDEICSEGYLESFSGAQTIHLSGHSYNQHGILFRGILYAADAFLGKDVLAKHKIPFIVDAGENIATLKKLKMINVEGMIPGHGKYETEYKDVIQDNILIYETISFEVQNMVNHSGKSGMTFENIVAAMLRKYEVEPANLGAYSLFRTAISAHVIYLLENGSAAYQITNGRPVIYSASYKA, from the coding sequence GTGGAATTTATTGAGCTTTCGACAAATTGTTATTACTTCAAGAGTGCCGTAAACATAGGGTATATCGTAAATAATGATAAAAGCAAAGGTATGTTAATAGATGCTGGACTTGATTCAACAGCAGCTAAAAAAGTGATAAAGCAACTTCATAATGAAAAATTACCTTTAACCCATCTATTTATTACTCATGCTCATGCAGACCATTTTGGAGGTGCATTCTATATACAACAAAATTTTGATGTACATACAATCGCCCCTGCATTAGAGGAAGCTATTATGAGGAACCCTGTACTTGAACCGATCTATTTATCTCACGGGAATTTTCCTTTAAAAGAAATGCGCAATAAATTTTTAGAAGCACCCGCTATACATGTTGATGAAATATGCTCTGAAGGGTATTTAGAATCATTTTCTGGAGCTCAAACAATTCATCTTTCAGGTCATAGTTATAATCAACACGGTATCTTATTCCGCGGTATTTTATATGCCGCCGATGCGTTTTTAGGAAAAGATGTACTCGCGAAGCATAAGATTCCTTTTATTGTAGATGCTGGTGAAAACATAGCAACTTTAAAGAAGTTGAAGATGATTAATGTAGAAGGTATGATTCCTGGTCATGGAAAGTATGAAACCGAGTATAAGGATGTTATCCAAGACAACATCCTTATATATGAAACAATTTCTTTTGAAGTACAAAATATGGTCAACCATTCAGGGAAGTCTGGAATGACATTTGAGAATATTGTTGCGGCAATGCTTAGAAAATACGAAGTTGAACCCGCAAACCTCGGTGCATATTCATTGTTTAGAACCGCCATCTCTGCACATGTTATTTACTTGCTAGAGAATGGAAGTGCAGCGTATCAGATTACAAACGGCCGGCCTGTCATTTATTCGGCTTCGTACAAGGCATAA
- a CDS encoding glycosyltransferase translates to MDKVSIIIPFYNCTYISHAIQSALDQTYNNIEIIVVNDGSFQHNDKLEPYRDRVTILSKPNGGTASALNTGIKAASGEFVCWLSSDDMFLPNKVERQVAFMKEVGALISSTNFRLMNEYNVLTSSTLGFDNTDYLAFLKVMRRSCVINGCTVMMDKKLIHQVGYFDEELPSTQDYDYWLRVICSDIQFFHYNQPLTYYRVHSKMGSQVRKPSIIKEVKLVSKRYKRMMTHQIVKRIIGK, encoded by the coding sequence ATGGATAAAGTATCTATTATTATCCCTTTTTACAACTGTACTTATATTTCACATGCTATACAAAGTGCATTAGATCAAACGTACAATAATATCGAGATTATTGTCGTGAATGATGGGTCGTTTCAACACAACGACAAACTAGAACCGTATAGAGATCGGGTAACAATCCTCTCTAAACCGAACGGTGGAACGGCAAGTGCTTTGAATACTGGTATAAAAGCTGCGAGTGGTGAATTTGTTTGCTGGTTAAGTTCTGATGACATGTTTCTTCCAAACAAAGTAGAACGTCAGGTTGCTTTTATGAAAGAAGTAGGAGCGCTGATCAGCAGTACGAACTTCAGACTTATGAATGAGTACAATGTTCTTACAAGTTCAACACTCGGTTTTGACAACACTGATTATTTGGCGTTTCTTAAAGTGATGAGAAGAAGCTGTGTAATCAATGGCTGTACAGTAATGATGGATAAAAAATTGATTCACCAAGTAGGCTACTTTGATGAAGAGCTTCCCAGTACGCAAGATTATGATTATTGGTTACGAGTGATCTGTTCGGACATTCAATTTTTTCACTACAATCAGCCGTTAACTTATTATCGCGTGCACAGTAAAATGGGTTCACAGGTACGAAAGCCGTCAATAATAAAAGAAGTTAAACTTGTCTCTAAAAGATATAAAAGAATGATGACTCACCAGATTGTTAAGCGAATTATAGGCAAATAA
- a CDS encoding glycosyltransferase — MSKFNILFITKDTSQFIDKSSFYLYQELQKHLNVEVWSEHASIQYILSRLQRKPDFILFNDIHKNYSPFINGLETLNIPSGMIVHDLHYNPKLRERIMKLNCFKVLFPHYNEAFNNAFPALSDKVHWFPHHVNEHVFKDYQLVKRTDLLMVGANYPHLYPLRVQIMKEMKTFNGFKTFKHPGYRDINAHEKEIISGTEYAKEINAAKLFITCDSIYHYPLLKYFEVLASNTLLLAPGSPELYELGFIDGQTFVEIDFDNYKDKIDYYLANETERNIISKQGYKMIHERHTSSKRALEMIHKIQTIIERKS; from the coding sequence ATGAGCAAGTTCAACATACTTTTTATCACAAAAGACACTAGTCAATTCATTGATAAATCAAGTTTTTATTTATATCAAGAACTTCAAAAACATTTGAACGTTGAAGTATGGAGTGAGCATGCTTCTATTCAATATATTCTTTCACGTCTACAAAGGAAACCTGATTTCATACTTTTTAATGATATTCATAAGAATTATAGTCCTTTTATAAATGGGCTCGAGACATTAAACATACCATCTGGAATGATCGTTCACGATTTGCATTACAATCCGAAATTACGCGAGAGGATAATGAAGTTAAACTGCTTTAAGGTCTTATTTCCTCATTATAATGAAGCATTTAATAATGCGTTTCCTGCACTATCAGATAAGGTGCATTGGTTCCCGCATCATGTGAATGAACATGTATTTAAAGATTATCAACTTGTAAAGAGAACAGATTTACTAATGGTAGGTGCAAACTATCCGCATCTTTATCCTCTTAGAGTTCAGATTATGAAAGAGATGAAAACTTTCAATGGGTTTAAAACCTTCAAGCATCCTGGATACCGTGATATAAATGCGCATGAGAAAGAAATTATCTCAGGCACAGAATATGCAAAAGAGATCAACGCAGCAAAGTTATTTATTACATGTGATTCAATCTATCATTATCCACTTTTAAAGTATTTCGAAGTCTTGGCATCAAATACATTGTTGCTTGCTCCAGGTTCACCAGAATTATATGAACTTGGATTTATCGATGGTCAAACGTTCGTAGAAATAGATTTCGATAATTATAAAGATAAGATCGATTATTACCTTGCTAACGAAACAGAAAGGAATATTATTTCTAAGCAAGGTTATAAGATGATTCACGAGAGACATACTTCAAGCAAAAGAGCTCTAGAAATGATACACAAAATACAAACTATTATTGAAAGGAAATCATAA
- a CDS encoding glycosyltransferase, with protein sequence MKVGVVLPVYHQEREYIFECIESVEKQTFRDFKLVIVLDGPNDETVAAIKEASKLLTIPYEIVDRKVNLGISPTLNEGFDLLQDCPYLTWISSDNRHDPNFLERLVDTMDLASKDTVLVYSFYRRIDQHGTPITYTKAWYEYVEHFMTRKKDEIFQNCFIGASFLFTSEAFSKAGGYRDNFPNVQDHDFWIRLLQHGDFVLLREYIMEYRFNGRYALTTNIPPEQLTMESMASSIDIQKRIGKLPKVSVLLYSHNHVKTIDHALSSILQQTLSDFQIVVVDDGSTDFTPDSIHLTHDYRMIPLLLNHRGKVGSIEIALDYCIGEYVLFMTGEDWLDPQALEQMVLKMETLPSETDLLVTNHKIWYDRRGRLTSGPIINGTRYGKSPLNKTIQPYAVMYRLSSLHKSLSGVSQDQVETHFYSQHIKPGNAHWMNMALYHKRMK encoded by the coding sequence GTGAAAGTAGGCGTTGTACTCCCCGTATATCATCAGGAAAGGGAGTATATTTTTGAATGTATAGAATCAGTTGAAAAACAAACTTTTCGTGATTTTAAACTTGTAATCGTACTTGATGGACCTAATGATGAAACGGTCGCAGCAATAAAAGAAGCTAGTAAACTTTTAACTATTCCATATGAGATCGTCGATCGAAAAGTGAACCTTGGAATATCCCCTACATTGAATGAGGGCTTTGACCTTCTTCAAGATTGCCCTTATCTAACGTGGATTTCCAGTGATAACAGACATGATCCAAACTTTTTAGAGCGACTAGTCGATACGATGGATCTAGCATCGAAGGATACGGTATTGGTGTATTCATTTTACAGACGGATCGATCAACATGGAACACCAATCACTTATACAAAAGCATGGTACGAATATGTCGAGCATTTTATGACGAGGAAAAAGGATGAAATATTCCAGAATTGTTTCATTGGTGCATCATTCTTGTTTACGAGTGAAGCTTTTTCAAAAGCTGGAGGCTATAGGGATAATTTTCCTAACGTCCAAGACCATGATTTTTGGATTCGCTTGCTTCAACACGGAGATTTTGTACTGCTGCGGGAATATATTATGGAATATCGATTTAATGGACGATATGCTCTAACTACAAACATCCCTCCAGAGCAACTAACGATGGAGAGTATGGCTAGCAGTATTGACATTCAAAAGCGTATTGGAAAGTTGCCAAAAGTAAGTGTTCTTCTATACTCACATAACCATGTTAAAACGATCGACCATGCACTGAGCAGCATTCTCCAACAAACGTTGAGCGACTTTCAAATCGTTGTAGTGGATGACGGTTCGACCGATTTCACTCCTGATTCTATTCATCTGACCCATGACTACAGAATGATTCCATTGCTATTAAATCATCGCGGAAAAGTTGGATCCATTGAGATCGCTCTCGATTATTGTATCGGTGAGTATGTTCTTTTTATGACTGGAGAAGACTGGCTTGATCCACAAGCGCTAGAGCAGATGGTGTTAAAGATGGAAACCTTACCATCTGAAACAGATTTGTTGGTAACAAATCATAAAATTTGGTACGATCGTCGAGGACGTTTGACTTCAGGGCCAATTATAAATGGCACTCGATATGGTAAATCCCCTTTAAACAAAACCATTCAACCATACGCAGTAATGTATCGATTAAGTTCTCTTCATAAAAGTTTGAGTGGAGTCTCACAAGATCAAGTTGAAACTCACTTTTATAGTCAGCATATTAAGCCTGGAAATGCGCATTGGATGAATATGGCTCTATACCATAAACGAATGAAATAA
- the wecB gene encoding UDP-N-acetylglucosamine 2-epimerase (non-hydrolyzing) → MKIVTILGTRPEIIRLSLIIKKLDQLADQHVLIHTGQNFTPSLNDVFFQEFQLRKPDYILMKQQFSFGNQIAHLFSELEKILLHERPDKVLVLGDTNSALSSIVTERLNIPVVHMEAGNRCFDLNVPEEKNRKVIDAISTFNLPYTKYSRENLIREGVPINRIMVSGNPIYEVLTQFEEQIDNSRILEKLNVSKGKYMLVTAHRAENVDNHVHLKEILTGLNLVAEHFNMPIICSIHPRTKSRILESSTLQMHPLVQFHEPFGFFDFVKLEKHAFCALTDSGTVQEECCLFQVPTVTMRNSTERPETVECGSNCVSGVSAEQILASVKVMTNQKKQWSIPEGYGDLDVSDRVVKFILGGNSIV, encoded by the coding sequence TTGAAAATAGTAACTATTCTTGGAACACGTCCAGAGATTATACGGCTAAGTTTGATCATCAAAAAACTTGATCAGTTAGCAGATCAACATGTTTTGATTCATACGGGACAAAATTTTACACCTTCGTTAAACGACGTGTTTTTCCAAGAGTTTCAACTCAGAAAGCCAGACTATATTTTAATGAAACAACAATTTTCTTTCGGAAATCAAATTGCACATCTGTTTTCAGAGCTAGAGAAAATATTGTTGCACGAGAGGCCAGATAAAGTTTTGGTTCTAGGTGATACGAACAGTGCTCTGTCTTCTATCGTTACAGAAAGGTTGAACATACCGGTTGTTCATATGGAAGCGGGTAACCGATGTTTTGACCTGAATGTACCAGAAGAGAAAAACAGAAAAGTAATTGACGCCATCTCTACCTTTAATCTGCCGTATACCAAATACAGTAGAGAGAACTTAATAAGAGAAGGCGTTCCTATTAACCGAATCATGGTTTCAGGTAACCCGATCTATGAAGTGTTAACTCAATTTGAAGAACAGATTGATAATAGCAGAATTCTAGAAAAGTTAAATGTTTCAAAAGGAAAATATATGTTAGTCACAGCCCATCGTGCTGAGAACGTGGACAATCACGTTCATTTAAAAGAAATATTAACAGGTTTAAATTTAGTTGCTGAACATTTTAACATGCCTATTATCTGTTCCATTCATCCACGTACGAAATCAAGAATTCTAGAGAGCAGTACGTTACAGATGCATCCGTTGGTACAGTTTCATGAACCCTTTGGATTTTTTGATTTTGTAAAGTTAGAAAAGCACGCATTTTGTGCACTAACAGATAGCGGGACCGTTCAAGAGGAATGTTGTTTGTTCCAAGTACCGACTGTAACGATGAGAAATAGTACTGAACGGCCAGAAACTGTTGAGTGCGGCAGCAATTGTGTTTCGGGTGTTTCAGCAGAACAGATTTTGGCTTCAGTAAAAGTAATGACAAATCAGAAGAAGCAATGGTCCATTCCCGAAGGCTATGGAGATTTAGATGTTTCAGATCGAGTCGTAAAGTTTATTTTAGGAGGAAATAGTATTGTTTAA